DNA sequence from the Chitinispirillales bacterium ANBcel5 genome:
ATTGCCTATGAAATCTCCTACGATCTTAACGGAGGGAGCAATCACGATGATAATCCTGATTTCTACACAATAAATGCGCAAACAATATCACTGAGAAATCCATCAAGAGAGGGCTATAGTTTTCTTGGTTGGTTTGTCGATTCTGTAAGGATATCACAGATAGAGAGCGGTTCTACAGGTGATTTGACCCTTAACGCAAAGTGGACAGAAAACCCCGTATTTTTTATCGCCTATCATGGAAACGGCAATACTGAAGGCGCTGCTCCTGATACAGCCTTTTATGAGGAGGGGGCAGAGGTTACTGTGGCTGGAAGGGGCAGTCTTACCCGCACAGGTCACGAATTCATTGGCTGGAACACCGATTCTGATGGAGAGGGTGATTCTTTTGTTCCCAGTGAAACATTTGAGATAGGAACTGATGATCTTGTCTTATATGCTCAGTGGAATCTAAATGTTTACACTGTTTCTTTTGAGAGTAATGGCGGTCCGGAAGTAGATGCACAGAGAGTTAAGCATGGAGAGAGTGCAAAGGAGCCTGATACTCCGCAAAGGGAAGGGTACCGTTTTCGTGGCTGGTTTAGAGACAGAAGTCTTAATTTGCCATTTGACTTTCAGGAAGTTGCAATAGAAAATGATCGCGTAATCTATGCAAAATGGACACCACTTCCCAATACTGTTAACTTTGATGCCAATGAAGGCTCAGGTAGTATGGAGCCACAGACTATAGCAACTGATGAAACAGAAGCACTTAGTAAAAATGAGTTTAGCCGCGATGGTTACACGTTTATTGGTTGGAATACCGAATCAGATGGCAGTGGTGAATCTTATGAAGATGAAGCAGATTTTACCATGGAAACAGAAGGGGTAATGCTCTATGCTCAGTGGGATATCAACTCCTACACTATCACGTTTGACAGTGATGGGGGTAGTGAAGTCGATCCCATAACTCAAGACTTTGGCACTGCAGTATCCGCGCCTGAGGATCCGGAACGTGAAGGATATACTTTTGATGGATGGGACCCTGAATTTCCTGATACCATGCCTGGTGATGATTTAACGCTTATCGCGCAGTGGGATATCAACTCCTACACAATCACCTTTAACAGTAACGGCGGCACTGAAATCGATCCCATAACTTTAGATTTTGGCAGTGCAGTAACCGCGCCTGAGGATCCGGAACGTGAGGGATATACTTTTACTGGCTGGGACCCTGAGCTCCCTGACACCATGCCTGCTAAAGATGACACTCTTACCGCGGAGTGGGATATCAACTCCTACACGATCACTTTTAACAGTAACGGCGGCACTGAAATCGATCCAATAACTCAAGACTTTGGCACTGCAGTTAGCGCCCCTGATAACCCGGAACGCGATGGATATACTTTTGATGGCTGGGACCCTGATTTCCCTAGTACTATGCCAGCTGAGAATTGTACGCTTACAGCACTGTGGGATAGTACGGCTATGGTACTTGTCTTTGATACTGAACTTTCAGACGGAACATCGATAACTCTTCCCCTATACGGCGATGTGGATGTTACGGTAGATTGGGGTGATGGAAACAGAGATACTATAAATAGTGAAGGCGATCTTGAACACACATATGAGAAAGAAGGTTTATACACTGTATCAATTTACGGCGCTTTGGAGCAGTATGGCAGGTGGTTTAGATTTCCAAATGATTTCATCCCTGATTATGACAAGTTAATTAAGGTTACAAACTTTGGGGACCTAAATATTAGATCCTTATACGGAGCCTTTTGGGGTGCAGTAAACCTGGAGAAAGTACCGCAATTCATGCCAAAGAGTGTGGTTGTGATGAGTATGATGTTTTTTGGTGCCTCATCCTTTAACTATGATATCAGTAGTTGGGATGTTTCCA
Encoded proteins:
- a CDS encoding InlB B-repeat-containing protein; translation: MKKCLLLFLYSLVFFGTTCEQPEDPIGRVSLELSLADEESQIIAGEPFEVVMELVGGNYIELITIDYDDSRKDTIDTLSTNEWEENLLLTLTYDSSGEYTLFITVDFIRNEQRVAELDLKVYPGYSVTYYSTNHDSGDVPKDTSIYKTGKNVTVPGNSGGLQRDGFEFLGWSIDNAASSTIFRAGDTLIIADEDINLYARWTEVSQTDSFTVIFDLNYDSEVMTQFVAEGSLLSKPSGPQREGYLFNGWYRDSVMDKQWNFQEDVIISDTTIFANWRVIAYEISYDLNGGSNHDDNPDFYTINAQTISLRNPSREGYSFLGWFVDSVRISQIESGSTGDLTLNAKWTENPVFFIAYHGNGNTEGAAPDTAFYEEGAEVTVAGRGSLTRTGHEFIGWNTDSDGEGDSFVPSETFEIGTDDLVLYAQWNLNVYTVSFESNGGPEVDAQRVKHGESAKEPDTPQREGYRFRGWFRDRSLNLPFDFQEVAIENDRVIYAKWTPLPNTVNFDANEGSGSMEPQTIATDETEALSKNEFSRDGYTFIGWNTESDGSGESYEDEADFTMETEGVMLYAQWDINSYTITFDSDGGSEVDPITQDFGTAVSAPEDPEREGYTFDGWDPEFPDTMPGDDLTLIAQWDINSYTITFNSNGGTEIDPITLDFGSAVTAPEDPEREGYTFTGWDPELPDTMPAKDDTLTAEWDINSYTITFNSNGGTEIDPITQDFGTAVSAPDNPERDGYTFDGWDPDFPSTMPAENCTLTALWDSTAMVLVFDTELSDGTSITLPLYGDVDVTVDWGDGNRDTINSEGDLEHTYEKEGLYTVSIYGALEQYGRWFRFPNDFIPDYDKLIKVTNFGDLNIRSLYGAFWGAVNLEKVPQFMPKSVVVMSMMFFGASSFNYDISSWDVSNVTNMSSMFRDAASFDQDISGWDVSSVTNMAHLFSGSSSFNQNISGWDVSSVTNMSLMFSGASSFNQNIGGWDVSSVTNMFMMFSDVTLSVENYDALLIGWANLAEGSGVQEDVIFHGGDSQYSSAAAGARDYLITEFGWNITDGGLAD